A genomic stretch from Sphingomonas sp. HDW15A includes:
- a CDS encoding rod shape-determining protein, whose amino-acid sequence MGFSLFNFGNRDLAIDLGTANTLVYARGRGIVIDEPSVVALEYVNGQPKVRAVGEDAKLMLGKTPANVRTIRPLRSGVIADLEVAEQMIKHFIAKACGARAKLPTKSEMVVCVPSGSTNVERRAIRDAASNAGAGIVQLLEEPMAAAIGAGMPVIDPIGSMICDIGGGTTEVGVISLQGLAYSQSVRVGGDKMDEAIMSYVRRTHNLHIGEATAERVKLEVGMARPPIDGRGVTVTVKGLHVEKGVPKEITLTQGEIAQAMAEPVAQIVQAVRVALENTQPEIAADIIDVGITLTGGGALLRDLDAVISDETGLPVIVADNPLHSVALGAGQVLEESVYRGALMAA is encoded by the coding sequence ATGGGCTTTTCGCTCTTCAACTTCGGTAATCGCGACCTCGCGATCGATCTCGGCACGGCCAACACCCTGGTTTACGCGCGCGGACGCGGGATCGTCATCGACGAGCCTTCGGTCGTGGCGCTTGAATATGTGAACGGCCAGCCCAAGGTCCGCGCCGTCGGGGAAGACGCCAAGCTGATGCTAGGCAAGACCCCCGCGAACGTGCGCACCATCCGACCGCTCAGGAGCGGGGTCATCGCCGACCTCGAAGTCGCCGAGCAGATGATCAAGCATTTCATCGCCAAGGCTTGCGGTGCGCGCGCCAAGCTTCCGACCAAGTCGGAAATGGTCGTCTGCGTGCCGTCCGGATCGACCAATGTCGAGCGGCGCGCGATCCGCGACGCGGCGTCGAACGCCGGCGCTGGTATCGTCCAGCTATTGGAAGAGCCGATGGCCGCGGCGATCGGCGCGGGAATGCCGGTTATCGATCCCATTGGCTCGATGATTTGCGACATCGGCGGCGGAACGACGGAAGTCGGAGTCATCTCGCTTCAAGGTTTGGCCTATTCCCAGTCCGTGCGGGTCGGCGGCGACAAAATGGACGAAGCGATCATGAGCTACGTCCGCCGCACGCATAATCTGCACATCGGCGAGGCGACGGCCGAGCGCGTGAAGCTTGAGGTCGGAATGGCCCGGCCGCCGATCGACGGACGCGGCGTGACCGTCACCGTCAAGGGCCTTCACGTCGAGAAGGGCGTGCCGAAAGAGATCACCCTGACACAGGGCGAGATCGCCCAGGCGATGGCCGAGCCGGTGGCGCAGATCGTTCAGGCGGTGCGGGTCGCGCTGGAGAATACGCAGCCGGAGATTGCGGCCGACATCATCGATGTGGGAATTACGCTCACCGGCGGCGGTGCGCTGCTTCGCGACCTCGATGCGGTGATCAGCGACGAAACCGGCCTGCCGGTAATTGTCGCCGACAATCCGCTTCATTCGGTCGCGCTTGGCGCGGGACAGGTGCTGGAGGAATCAGTTTATCGCGGCGCGTTGATGGCGGCTTAG
- a CDS encoding complex I NDUFA9 subunit family protein: protein MPLRSSPPLVTVFGGGGFIGRYVCEYLLKSGARVRVAQRHPRKAFFLQPLGQVGQIDFVAADVTKPASVELAVAGADAVVNLVAVFGRGMTGINVDGAVNIARASAAAGCKALVHVSAIGADPNGKADYAQSKGRGEAGVRAAFPDATIIRPSLVFGPEDQLTNRFASLLALLPFYPVIAPDTKFQPVFVRDLSQAVAVAALDPPKHRGKTYEIGGPDVMTMRALTAEIGRLAGHPKNLIDMPTFASSALARLGFLPGAPLTWDQWLMLQQDNIAAKKSKGLAEFGITPTPLSAVAGEWLGRFREGGRFRPRAESLGTS from the coding sequence ATGCCGCTTCGCTCCTCGCCACCACTCGTCACCGTTTTCGGCGGTGGCGGCTTCATTGGCCGCTACGTCTGCGAATATCTGCTGAAGAGCGGCGCCCGCGTCCGCGTCGCCCAGCGCCATCCGCGCAAGGCCTTCTTCCTGCAGCCTTTAGGCCAGGTGGGGCAGATCGACTTCGTTGCCGCCGACGTGACCAAGCCTGCCTCTGTCGAGTTGGCGGTTGCGGGGGCCGACGCGGTCGTCAACCTCGTCGCGGTGTTTGGCCGGGGGATGACCGGGATAAACGTCGATGGCGCGGTCAATATCGCTCGCGCCAGCGCGGCGGCCGGCTGCAAAGCGCTGGTCCACGTCTCCGCAATAGGCGCCGATCCGAATGGCAAGGCGGATTATGCCCAGTCGAAGGGACGCGGAGAAGCGGGCGTCAGAGCCGCATTTCCTGATGCAACAATCATTCGGCCAAGCCTGGTGTTCGGCCCGGAGGATCAGCTGACCAACCGATTCGCCAGCCTCCTCGCCCTGCTTCCCTTCTATCCGGTGATTGCGCCGGACACGAAGTTCCAGCCGGTTTTCGTCCGAGACCTGAGCCAGGCCGTTGCCGTCGCCGCGCTCGACCCTCCGAAGCATCGCGGTAAGACCTATGAGATCGGCGGGCCCGACGTCATGACGATGCGCGCCTTGACCGCAGAGATCGGACGCCTGGCCGGCCATCCGAAGAATTTGATAGATATGCCGACCTTCGCCTCATCCGCGCTTGCCCGGCTCGGTTTCCTTCCGGGCGCGCCGTTGACCTGGGACCAGTGGCTGATGCTTCAGCAGGACAATATCGCAGCCAAGAAGTCGAAGGGCCTCGCGGAGTTCGGGATCACGCCGACCCCGCTGAGCGCTGTTGCCGGGGAATGGCTCGGCCGTTTCCGCGAGGGCGGGCGCTTCCGGCCGCGCGCTGAATCGCTGGGCACTAGCTGA
- a CDS encoding aspartyl protease family protein, producing the protein MLLIRHCVLALSLLLGFPNVSVAQIAPPKVSFQEQKPGAEHFDLYRDTRIFLDGGINGRKTPMLLDSGASVTVIDRAFAVTLGLKGGTPIGVQGAGGSERGELYRGISVTVGNLSFRDLTVAAMDLSLVERALGRKVPVVLGREAFMNSVVTIDFDRQEISFAPRGGFTPPSNAAAIALRRRGALHTLSIRIGDLPPHDAIFDLGNSGAISLSQEYHRSQPYFATLPSATGMSGGVGGLHEVRRITLPSVEIAGVRFDQVPAQLGGLANGPYSGMINAGIQLFRPFVLTLDLAGDRMWLQRTAAPVVFSRDRAGLFVTFEGDHYAIRHVTADGPAAKSGLKVGDDIVSVGGRRVNAAFPNSPEAEWLFGRAGTPVEIGLADGRSVTVTLADFY; encoded by the coding sequence ATGTTGCTGATTCGTCATTGTGTGCTGGCGCTGAGCCTTCTTCTCGGCTTTCCGAACGTCAGCGTCGCGCAAATTGCGCCTCCCAAGGTCAGCTTTCAGGAGCAAAAACCGGGAGCGGAGCATTTCGATCTCTATCGCGACACCCGGATCTTCCTGGATGGCGGGATCAACGGCCGGAAGACGCCGATGCTGCTCGACAGCGGCGCGAGCGTGACGGTCATCGATCGCGCTTTCGCGGTCACCCTTGGCCTGAAAGGAGGCACACCCATCGGCGTCCAGGGCGCTGGCGGCAGCGAACGCGGCGAACTTTATCGCGGCATCAGCGTCACCGTCGGCAACCTCTCCTTCCGGGACCTGACGGTCGCCGCGATGGACCTTTCGCTGGTCGAGAGAGCGCTTGGCCGGAAGGTTCCTGTCGTCCTGGGCCGCGAAGCCTTCATGAACAGCGTGGTGACGATCGACTTCGATCGACAGGAGATCAGTTTCGCACCGAGGGGCGGTTTCACCCCGCCAAGCAATGCCGCAGCCATCGCGCTTCGCCGACGCGGCGCGCTTCACACCCTCTCGATCAGGATCGGCGACCTGCCGCCGCATGACGCCATCTTCGATCTCGGGAACAGCGGAGCGATCAGCCTCAGCCAGGAATACCATCGCTCCCAGCCCTATTTCGCGACGCTTCCGTCAGCCACCGGAATGAGCGGCGGCGTGGGCGGACTTCACGAAGTACGCCGGATCACCCTCCCCTCTGTGGAAATTGCCGGCGTTCGCTTCGACCAGGTTCCCGCGCAACTCGGCGGGCTGGCAAACGGCCCATATTCCGGAATGATCAATGCCGGAATCCAGCTGTTCCGGCCGTTCGTTCTGACCCTCGACCTCGCCGGCGACAGGATGTGGCTTCAGCGGACCGCGGCACCTGTCGTCTTTTCGCGCGACCGCGCCGGCCTGTTCGTCACGTTCGAAGGCGATCACTATGCTATTCGCCACGTTACCGCCGACGGACCTGCCGCCAAATCAGGGTTGAAGGTCGGGGATGACATCGTCTCGGTCGGTGGCCGCAGGGTCAACGCCGCCTTCCCCAACTCGCCCGAGGCGGAGTGGCTGTTCGGGCGGGCTGGAACGCCGGTAGAGATCGGCCTTGCCGATGGCCGAAGCGTCACGGTGACACTAGCGGACTTCTACTAA
- a CDS encoding phosphatase PAP2 family protein, which translates to MSAYRVLPDDVAAARHDLGQALVVVTFVMIAVPSIMDFEVDFLSFWPAVFFAAIPAAFIPYVSWRKMWVFRSVLEVSCCSFVLVVPVLVLTYGSMRFNMPMADATLINLDRTLGFDWMRFVLAVDRSAFASRLLESAYSSLMKQMVLIPVLLCILNFQARAYQLMTALVVLSLLSAIVSIPFPSVGAYAGHGFDGKSLQNINAYFGYFFLESFNAVRAQDHFVLSLSNSAGIITFPSGHAAFATLSIWAAWPSRWLRYPVLALNMLMILSAITHGAHYLVDVIAGGAVAIMAIRIATRGFPRIPDIAKFLQLPSVFGGREAAPPVQVNPQGQL; encoded by the coding sequence ATGTCTGCGTACCGCGTTCTTCCTGATGACGTCGCCGCTGCGCGTCATGATTTGGGACAAGCCCTCGTCGTAGTGACGTTCGTCATGATCGCTGTTCCTTCGATCATGGACTTCGAAGTCGATTTTCTGTCCTTCTGGCCGGCAGTCTTCTTCGCCGCAATACCCGCCGCTTTCATACCCTACGTATCATGGCGAAAGATGTGGGTATTCCGATCCGTCCTCGAGGTCAGCTGTTGCTCGTTCGTCCTCGTCGTCCCGGTCCTTGTTCTGACCTACGGCAGCATGCGCTTCAACATGCCGATGGCCGATGCCACGCTAATAAACCTCGATCGAACACTTGGGTTTGACTGGATGCGCTTCGTGCTTGCTGTCGACCGGAGTGCCTTTGCTTCGAGATTGCTAGAGTCCGCCTACAGTTCCCTCATGAAGCAGATGGTGCTTATCCCGGTCCTGCTCTGCATTTTGAATTTTCAGGCCCGGGCTTACCAGTTAATGACCGCGCTCGTGGTCCTGAGCTTGCTGTCGGCGATCGTAAGCATCCCGTTTCCGTCGGTCGGCGCTTATGCGGGGCACGGGTTCGACGGAAAGTCGCTTCAGAATATCAATGCCTATTTCGGATATTTCTTTCTCGAATCATTCAACGCGGTTCGGGCGCAGGATCACTTCGTGCTGAGTTTGAGCAACTCCGCCGGCATTATCACCTTCCCGTCAGGCCATGCAGCATTCGCAACGCTTAGCATCTGGGCAGCGTGGCCTTCGCGCTGGCTGCGGTATCCGGTGCTTGCGCTGAACATGCTAATGATCCTTTCGGCGATTACGCACGGCGCTCACTACCTCGTCGACGTGATCGCCGGCGGCGCGGTAGCGATAATGGCGATCAGAATCGCGACACGGGGGTTTCCCCGAATCCCCGATATTGCCAAGTTCCTGCAATTGCCTTCCGTGTTCGGCGGAAGGGAAGCGGCACCGCCGGTTCAGGTCAATCCGCAAGGCCAGTTGTGA
- a CDS encoding undecaprenyl-diphosphate phosphatase, which yields MPVFWLVIILGIVEGLTEYLPVSSTGHLILATELLGFDADKWALFNIAIQPGAILAIVVLYWRTFLDVLTGMFRKEPSAWRFIRNLIVAFIPAVVLGLAIGDYIELLLGNAQVVAVSLILGGFAILLVEWWAKPTDKGGVANVTLNHSIGIGLVQCLAMIPGVSRSGATILGAMAMGVDRKTAAEFSFFLAVPTLSGATALQLYKHGHAMEPGMTGWILLGSFVSFVVAVVVVKAFVAIIQRYGFAPFAWYRIVAGAAALAWLAAR from the coding sequence ATGCCCGTTTTCTGGCTCGTCATCATCCTCGGCATCGTCGAGGGCCTTACCGAATATCTTCCGGTTAGCTCGACCGGTCACCTGATCCTCGCCACCGAGCTACTCGGCTTCGATGCCGACAAATGGGCGCTCTTCAACATCGCCATTCAGCCCGGCGCGATCCTCGCCATCGTCGTGCTTTACTGGCGGACCTTCCTCGACGTGCTCACCGGCATGTTCCGGAAAGAGCCGAGCGCTTGGCGCTTCATCCGTAACCTCATTGTCGCGTTCATCCCGGCTGTCGTGCTGGGCTTGGCGATCGGCGATTATATCGAGCTACTGCTCGGCAATGCCCAAGTGGTCGCGGTGTCGCTGATCCTCGGCGGTTTCGCGATCCTACTAGTCGAATGGTGGGCCAAGCCGACCGACAAGGGCGGAGTCGCCAACGTCACGCTCAACCATTCGATCGGCATCGGACTGGTCCAGTGCCTGGCGATGATTCCGGGGGTCAGCCGGTCCGGCGCGACGATTCTCGGCGCGATGGCTATGGGCGTCGACCGCAAGACTGCCGCCGAATTCAGCTTCTTCCTCGCCGTTCCGACGCTCAGCGGGGCGACCGCGTTGCAGCTTTACAAGCATGGCCACGCGATGGAGCCGGGCATGACCGGCTGGATCCTGCTCGGCAGTTTCGTCTCCTTCGTGGTCGCGGTGGTCGTCGTGAAGGCGTTCGTCGCGATCATCCAGCGGTACGGCTTCGCGCCCTTCGCCTGGTACCGGATTGTCGCGGGAGCGGCGGCGCTGGCCTGGCTGGCCGCCCGCTAA
- a CDS encoding CAP domain-containing protein, giving the protein MTKRFLIGLLGIPMIAAMPGARAANIGTNDQMFAARMLALHNRERAAVGAPPLVWDPALAESAASYGPALQQIGRLVHSPRETRPGQRENLAMASTGYFNEEQLAKMWVDEKHHFTPGLFPNVSRTGYWKDVAHYTQMVWKGTTHVGCALYRGGGNDFLICRYSPPGNADGKPVY; this is encoded by the coding sequence ATGACGAAGCGATTTCTCATTGGCCTGCTTGGCATTCCGATGATCGCCGCCATGCCGGGAGCGCGCGCTGCGAACATCGGTACGAACGACCAGATGTTCGCCGCGCGTATGCTTGCGCTGCACAATCGCGAACGCGCGGCAGTCGGCGCGCCGCCCCTCGTCTGGGACCCGGCGCTCGCGGAATCCGCAGCATCCTATGGCCCGGCGCTTCAGCAAATCGGTCGTCTGGTCCATTCCCCGCGCGAGACCCGGCCGGGGCAGCGCGAGAACCTCGCCATGGCCAGTACCGGCTATTTCAACGAAGAGCAGTTGGCCAAAATGTGGGTGGACGAGAAGCATCACTTCACGCCCGGACTGTTCCCCAACGTCAGCCGCACCGGCTATTGGAAAGACGTCGCCCATTACACCCAGATGGTGTGGAAGGGGACTACCCACGTCGGCTGCGCGCTTTATCGCGGCGGCGGCAATGACTTCCTCATCTGCCGCTACTCGCCCCCGGGCAATGCCGACGGAAAGCCGGTTTACTGA
- the rlmB gene encoding 23S rRNA (guanosine(2251)-2'-O)-methyltransferase RlmB gives MARKNKSKAGGNPNRPRFWGKHAVAAALDNPNRRVLKAWSTREAASFMQFPTEMPVVMAEAPDLGRMVPHDAPHQGVVIEVEPLEDIWLGDVLADAPERAILLVLDQVTDPHNVGAILRSAAAFGAIGIVTQDRHSPPESGALAKAASGALERVPWVRVVNLARALEEIAEAGFWRIGLAGKAETGLKEALGPQRVALVLGAEGPGMRSNTREHCDALARLPITDNVESLNVSNAAAVALYAASVA, from the coding sequence ATGGCGCGAAAGAACAAGTCGAAAGCGGGGGGAAACCCGAATCGGCCCCGTTTTTGGGGCAAGCACGCCGTTGCGGCGGCGCTCGACAATCCCAACCGCCGAGTCCTTAAGGCATGGTCAACTCGCGAGGCGGCAAGCTTCATGCAGTTTCCGACCGAGATGCCGGTGGTGATGGCCGAGGCACCGGACCTTGGCCGGATGGTTCCTCACGACGCGCCTCACCAGGGTGTGGTGATCGAGGTTGAGCCGCTGGAGGACATCTGGTTGGGTGACGTGCTTGCCGATGCGCCGGAACGCGCCATTCTCTTGGTTCTCGACCAGGTCACAGATCCCCATAATGTCGGCGCAATCCTGCGTTCCGCAGCGGCGTTCGGTGCCATCGGCATCGTCACCCAAGACCGCCATTCGCCGCCGGAAAGCGGTGCGCTGGCCAAGGCCGCTTCCGGCGCGCTGGAGCGCGTTCCCTGGGTTCGCGTCGTCAATCTCGCCCGAGCGCTGGAAGAAATTGCGGAAGCCGGTTTCTGGCGCATCGGTCTCGCCGGCAAGGCGGAAACAGGGCTTAAGGAAGCACTCGGGCCGCAGCGGGTTGCGCTCGTGCTTGGAGCCGAAGGCCCCGGAATGCGAAGCAACACGCGCGAACATTGCGACGCGCTCGCCCGACTGCCGATCACCGACAATGTCGAGAGCCTCAATGTCTCGAATGCCGCGGCGGTCGCGCTATACGCTGCTAGCGTCGCCTGA
- a CDS encoding gamma carbonic anhydrase family protein — protein MSLYAIDDVAPTLGPGAWAAPSADLIGDVRLGEGASVWFGAVIRADNTRIEVGAKSNIQDGAIGHSDPGSPLTIGAGVTVGHQAILHGCTIGAGALIGMGATILNGATIGERCLVGAGALVTEGKSFEAGMLIVGVPARVVRLLTEQELAGLQLSAEHYAEKAARYARSLSVAR, from the coding sequence ATGTCTCTTTACGCGATAGACGATGTGGCCCCGACCTTAGGGCCGGGCGCCTGGGCGGCGCCGAGCGCCGACCTGATCGGCGACGTGCGCCTGGGGGAAGGCGCAAGCGTCTGGTTTGGAGCGGTTATCCGCGCCGACAACACGCGGATCGAGGTCGGCGCGAAGTCGAACATCCAGGATGGCGCGATCGGCCATAGCGACCCCGGTTCCCCGCTGACGATCGGAGCGGGAGTAACTGTGGGCCACCAGGCGATCCTTCACGGCTGCACGATCGGTGCGGGTGCGTTGATCGGAATGGGTGCGACGATCCTCAATGGCGCGACGATCGGCGAGCGGTGCCTCGTGGGCGCGGGCGCACTGGTGACCGAAGGGAAGAGCTTCGAGGCCGGAATGCTGATCGTCGGCGTCCCGGCGCGCGTCGTGCGGCTGCTGACCGAACAGGAACTGGCCGGTCTGCAATTGTCAGCCGAGCATTATGCCGAGAAGGCCGCGCGTTACGCCCGCTCGCTTAGCGTAGCCCGGTAA
- a CDS encoding SDR family NAD(P)-dependent oxidoreductase: MSQAEPERRPPRAIVIGSSGGVGSALARELTARGFDVTGLSRSAGAGEECLAIDLTRESAIEAAAMRLREKAPFAAILISTGLLHDSDVTPEKSLREMDQASLMRLFAVNAVGPALVAKHFVPLLPRQERCVFAVLSARVGSIGDNRLGGWYGYRASKAALNMIIKTLAIELSRTHPEAICVGLHPGTVDTRLSKPFQKGVPAGRLFSAEESASHLLNVIGQLTSLHTGRCFAWDGTEIVP; the protein is encoded by the coding sequence ATGTCGCAAGCCGAACCTGAGCGCCGCCCGCCCCGTGCCATCGTCATCGGCAGCTCGGGTGGCGTCGGCAGCGCCCTGGCGCGTGAGCTGACGGCCAGGGGTTTCGATGTGACAGGCCTTTCCAGGTCGGCGGGCGCCGGCGAAGAGTGTCTTGCAATCGACCTCACCCGGGAATCGGCTATCGAAGCCGCCGCGATGCGGCTTCGCGAAAAGGCGCCTTTCGCTGCAATCCTCATTAGCACTGGCTTGCTTCACGACTCCGACGTCACTCCAGAAAAATCGCTGCGCGAGATGGACCAGGCGAGCCTGATGCGGCTGTTCGCCGTCAATGCCGTCGGTCCGGCGCTCGTTGCCAAGCATTTCGTGCCGCTTCTGCCCCGACAGGAACGCTGCGTCTTCGCAGTGCTCTCCGCGCGCGTCGGCAGCATCGGCGATAACCGGCTTGGCGGTTGGTACGGCTATCGCGCGTCCAAAGCGGCGTTGAACATGATCATCAAGACGCTAGCGATCGAGCTGTCGCGCACCCACCCTGAGGCGATTTGCGTCGGTCTTCACCCCGGAACGGTGGACACTAGATTAAGCAAGCCGTTTCAGAAGGGCGTGCCCGCTGGCCGGCTTTTCTCGGCTGAGGAATCGGCGTCCCACCTTCTGAATGTCATCGGCCAGCTGACATCGCTGCATACCGGCCGCTGCTTTGCCTGGGACGGCACAGAGATCGTGCCCTGA
- a CDS encoding pirin family protein → MIDIRPFASLGHADHGWLDARHHFSFASYYDPARMNWGRIRVWNDDKIAAKSGFPPHPHRDMEIITYVRTGAISHRDSMGNEGRTGAGDVQVMSAGTGVMHSEFNLEDEDTTLFQIWIESDRPGAQPGWAAMPFPKEAREGRFVTLASGDPNDGTPTIHADARLLGATLAASGSITLEADPARHLYMVASAPVTVNGVDAEARDGIAITGEDRIEIRAGDAEAELVLVDAR, encoded by the coding sequence ATGATCGACATTCGCCCCTTCGCTTCGCTGGGCCACGCCGACCACGGCTGGCTCGATGCCCGCCACCATTTCAGCTTCGCCAGTTACTATGACCCGGCGCGGATGAACTGGGGGAGAATCCGCGTCTGGAACGACGACAAGATCGCCGCCAAGAGCGGCTTTCCGCCGCATCCGCATCGCGACATGGAAATCATCACCTACGTCCGTACCGGCGCCATCAGCCATCGCGACTCGATGGGGAATGAAGGGCGCACGGGCGCGGGCGATGTCCAGGTCATGAGCGCCGGCACGGGGGTCATGCACTCCGAATTCAATCTTGAAGACGAGGACACCACCCTGTTCCAGATCTGGATCGAGAGCGACCGGCCGGGCGCCCAGCCGGGCTGGGCGGCCATGCCGTTTCCGAAAGAAGCGCGAGAGGGCAGGTTCGTCACCCTCGCCAGCGGCGATCCCAATGACGGGACGCCGACCATTCATGCCGACGCAAGGCTGCTTGGGGCAACCTTGGCGGCAAGTGGTTCGATCACGCTCGAAGCCGATCCGGCGCGGCACCTCTATATGGTCGCAAGCGCGCCGGTGACGGTCAACGGGGTCGATGCCGAAGCCCGCGATGGCATTGCCATCACCGGCGAAGACCGAATCGAGATCCGGGCGGGCGATGCCGAGGCGGAGTTGGTGCTGGTCGACGCTCGCTGA
- a CDS encoding DNA-3-methyladenine glycosylase 2 family protein: MVRTVESIKASVEELARREQAFARVLDRIGHPEPRASDRGSQTLLRTIVGQQVSVAAARSMWNKLTARYGDPVDLGALSKASDEELRQAGLSRQKAGYARSLASLVLNGELDLEALPGDDEEAIALLTKVKGIGRWSAEIYLLFAEGRPDAFPAGDLAVQIEIGKLLGLPERPSEKQLRELAEAWRPHRGAAAVLAWHSYNSEVI, encoded by the coding sequence ATGGTTCGGACGGTCGAATCGATCAAGGCCTCGGTCGAGGAGCTTGCCCGGCGGGAACAAGCCTTCGCGAGGGTGCTCGACCGCATCGGTCATCCAGAGCCGCGCGCCAGCGACCGTGGAAGTCAGACGCTGCTACGAACGATCGTCGGGCAGCAGGTCAGTGTCGCCGCCGCCCGCTCGATGTGGAACAAGCTCACTGCTCGCTACGGCGATCCGGTTGATCTCGGAGCGCTTTCGAAAGCAAGCGATGAAGAGCTACGCCAGGCTGGCCTCTCGCGCCAAAAGGCGGGCTATGCGCGAAGCCTCGCAAGTCTGGTGCTAAACGGCGAACTGGATCTCGAAGCCCTGCCGGGCGATGACGAGGAAGCGATCGCGCTGCTCACGAAGGTCAAGGGCATTGGCCGTTGGTCCGCCGAAATCTACCTCCTGTTCGCGGAAGGGCGGCCTGACGCCTTCCCGGCCGGGGACCTCGCCGTCCAGATTGAGATCGGCAAGCTGCTCGGTCTGCCGGAAAGGCCATCGGAGAAGCAGCTTCGTGAGTTGGCCGAGGCATGGCGCCCGCACCGCGGAGCGGCGGCGGTGCTCGCGTGGCACTCCTACAATAGCGAAGTCATCTAG
- the ubiG gene encoding bifunctional 2-polyprenyl-6-hydroxyphenol methylase/3-demethylubiquinol 3-O-methyltransferase UbiG, which produces MATTSIRAEEAAHFGAMASDWWDPDGKSAMLHKLNPVRLEYIRDRIDQHWQVDEHGFRPLTGKNALDVGCGAGLLAEPLSRLGAKVTAIDAAPELIAVASDHAAGAGLSIDYRAMGVEDLTGTYDLVTAMEVVEHVADPKAFLASLAARLAPGGLLILSTPNRTAWSRLLTITLAEGFGQIPKGTHHYEDFITPAEMTAMLAEVGLAVDDVEGIALSPMKGLHLSEDTSLNYLIAARHA; this is translated from the coding sequence ATGGCTACGACAAGTATCCGCGCCGAAGAGGCCGCGCACTTCGGTGCAATGGCGTCCGACTGGTGGGACCCGGACGGCAAGTCCGCCATGCTCCACAAGCTCAATCCAGTGCGGCTGGAATATATCCGCGACCGCATAGACCAGCACTGGCAGGTCGACGAGCATGGTTTCCGCCCGCTGACCGGCAAGAACGCCCTCGACGTGGGCTGCGGAGCAGGCCTGCTTGCCGAGCCGCTTTCTCGCCTGGGTGCCAAGGTTACCGCCATCGACGCGGCTCCGGAATTGATCGCGGTCGCCAGCGACCATGCCGCCGGCGCGGGCCTGTCGATCGACTACCGCGCGATGGGCGTCGAGGACCTCACCGGCACCTACGACCTCGTCACCGCGATGGAAGTGGTCGAGCATGTCGCCGACCCCAAGGCGTTCCTCGCCAGCCTAGCCGCTCGGCTCGCGCCCGGCGGCTTGCTTATCCTGTCGACACCAAACCGCACGGCATGGTCACGGCTACTGACGATCACGCTTGCGGAAGGGTTCGGGCAGATCCCGAAGGGCACACACCACTATGAGGATTTCATCACACCGGCGGAGATGACGGCGATGCTTGCCGAGGTCGGGCTTGCGGTCGACGATGTCGAAGGCATTGCCTTGTCCCCGATGAAGGGCCTCCATCTGAGTGAAGATACCAGCTTGAATTATCTCATTGCCGCCCGGCACGCTTGA